A single Pseudomonas putida DNA region contains:
- a CDS encoding RrF2 family transcriptional regulator translates to MSQSTRLITASYILSFVAANAPQKLRTETIAKWVKVHPTRVRSMVSQMVKANILTSYRGAQGGVTLARAPQEITLREVYDAVQESSLIAEKIDNPFAGLEDHCKVYEVFTRLFAMLEQNMRLDLGAITADQLFVAFDTPKEHTA, encoded by the coding sequence ATGAGCCAGTCGACCCGACTCATCACCGCCTCGTACATCCTTTCGTTCGTGGCGGCCAATGCCCCGCAGAAGTTGCGCACCGAGACCATCGCCAAGTGGGTCAAGGTGCACCCTACCCGCGTGCGCTCGATGGTGTCGCAGATGGTCAAGGCCAATATCCTGACCTCGTATCGCGGTGCCCAGGGCGGCGTGACCCTGGCCCGCGCGCCGCAAGAGATCACCTTGCGCGAGGTGTATGACGCCGTGCAGGAAAGTTCGCTGATCGCCGAAAAGATCGACAACCCGTTTGCCGGGCTCGAGGACCACTGCAAGGTGTACGAAGTGTTCACCCGGCTATTTGCGATGCTGGAGCAGAACATGCGCCTGGACCTGGGGGCGATCACGGCGGATCAGCTGTTTGTGGCGTTTGATACGCCCAAGGAACACACGGCCTGA